The Phosphitispora fastidiosa DNA segment AAAGTGAGCGGCAGGAAGGCGCCGTCATCTCCCCTGTATTTCAGGGTAAGCTCTTCTCTCTGCTCCGGGTCAGCCAGAATAACTCTTACCCTGACCAACGTACCCGCTTCACTGTTGGCTTTTGTCGAGACAGTGAAATCATAAACCGTCCCTGTATCAACCCTGGCGGGCAGTGTATCAGATATGCCGGGAGCCAGGTATGCAGTCTTAACTTCAATGCATTTTTCGGAAGAGGCCAGTACTTTCCGGGTGGCCAAATCCACAATCTCAAGCTTGTATCCGTAACTGCCTGTTTCGGCAAAGAAAACTTTCATTTCGGTTACCCTATCTGCCAGTGTGAGTCCGTCTGCATGGCCAAACCAGGCTGCTCCCTGCTCATCAAAGGTCAGCGGCAGGAAGATACCGTCATCGTCCTGATACTTCAGAGTAACATTATCTCGCTGCGCCGGGTCAGCCAGAGTCAGCCGCAAACGTACCACAGCCCCCTGGGCGCTGTTGGCAGTTGTGGTTACTTTAAAGCCGGTTTCCTGCCCTGCGGAAATGGCGGTTAGCAGGTCATCCCTGATCACCGGAGCTGTATAAGTTCCGGTAACCTCAACAATCTTCCTGACCCCGTTTAAGACACTGTCATCATAAAGAGCAATGGTATCAAAAGTAAAACCGTATACCCCGGATCTGTCAAAGGCTACCCGGAAGCCCTGGGAGGAATCGGTAAGCAGGAAGCCTTCCGGAGGGCCAAACCAGGCCATTCCGTTTTCATCAAAAGCCATGGGCTGATAGCTTCCGTCCTCGCCCTCAAGATACCGGAGGTCTATATCCTGAGCCTGGTTTTTGTCATAAAGGGTTATCCGGAACCGGACCGGTTCGCCCACATCACTTTTAGCCACAGTGGCTGCCCGGAAATCAACCGGCTGGCCGGCAATGGCGGCACTGCCCAAATCAAGTTCTATAGTGGAAGGCTCTCTAAATAAAGTGACGCTTACCGGCTCAGACCTGCCCGATTCGTTTCCACTGAGGTCAACTGCAGTTACCGCAAAGGGATATGGGATGCCGAATCTCAATCCGGTGACGGTATATGTGGCTTCGACTACCATCTCTGTATTAATCCGGGTCCAGACGTTATTAATCATCTGGTAAACGTTATATCCGGCCAAATCGGCCTCTGTATTGGGGTTCCAGGTCAGGGTTACCTCTCTGGCGAAGGCGCTGTACCTTAGTTCTGCAGGAATTGCCGGAATATCCTCCAGCGCCGGCAGTACCTGAACAGTGGCTCCGGCAACTGCCGTTCCGCCCTGGTCATAGGCCGTTACAGTGAACAAACCGGTTTCCTGAGGCGTCACGGTAACTCTTGCCTGACCGTTTTCATCCAGTTCAACTGCGGCGGCAAAAGCACCCACATCTACCGTGCCGTCAGCCAGGGGGAAGCCGCCGCTATTTACTGTTATCAGCAGTTCAGTGGCCGTACCTGCCCTTATTTCTGTCGGGCTGACTGTGATCACCGGGCTCCCGTCCCTGTTCTCCCAGGACATGCCTGTGATGGCATGCCGGATCACCTCTGTATCGTCAAACAGGGTCATTATGATGTAATCTTTGGCCCCATAAGGCTCTATCAGGGTGATTCTGTTCATATCAGGTCCGGCCTGGTAAACCATTTCAGCCACTCCTGACATCAGCAGGTCATCCCTGACCCGGTATATCCGGTAACCGGCAGCTCCGGCCACAGATCCCCATGTCAAATCAACAGAGAAACCGTCATTAACCTGTTCCAGCACCGGGCACTGCTCGGGTTTGTATGTATCTGGAACCGCGAAGCTGGTGATATCTGTCTCAATACTGGCATTACCGCCTGTCTGCAGGACATAGGAACCGGAAAGGTCCAGCTCACCTGCAACAGCCGGAATCAGCCAGTAATCAGCCCACAGGGTTTCCCCTGCCGGAAGTTCCCGAATACTCCTGACCAGTTCCTGATTGGGTGCATAGATGTAGCCTTGCTTGTTGTAATCCTTAAGCTCCAAAGCGGCATTGTATACCGGAACATCAGATACGTTTTCCAGGCCAAGCCGCAGGTGGTAGGGATAACCCCGCCAGGACCAGTCCTGGGTTTCCACATGCATCTGCAGGGCATCATCTCCCCAGACCCTGATGGGCTCCTCGGTGCGGAATATGGTCTGCACCGGATCACCAAAGGGCTGCAGAATACCGTCATATTGGGCTTCTAGGTTATACTCGCCCTTTTGGTCTCCGCGAATAATCCATTTCACATCACGCTTTTCGCCACCGGCAATTTCGCCCAGATCGATCTGCAGTGTCTGGGTCTCCCGGGTAGGGGCCAGAGCAAGTCCTTCCGGCAGCCTTAATGCTGCCGTGGAACCGGCCAGGATGAATTCCGGGTCAGCAGTATTCTCCAGAGTCAGGCCTACCTCAAAGAATTCTTTCAGCCACCGGGCTTCTCCCGGAATTACCATGTAAGCAATAGTTGGCCTGACTTCGGGATGTTGTTTATAGGGCACGGCCACGGGGTAAGCAAGCATCTGTTCCCCGCCGTCACTAAAGGAGAACCCGAAGCCGCCTCCATCGCTGCCCACAAAATCACCGGCGCCATTGACCATAAAGGTTTGAGGCTCAAGTGGTGTATCATTGAATGCCAAATGAATTTCGAACTCATATACCCATTGATTTTCAGGGGCATTAACATCAATTCCGGCTGCCTCTATCTCATCAAGAGTCATCCGGTTGACAGTCAGCTCTCCCACAACCAACTGCCCCTGCCTCAGGCGCACTGTAGCCGTAGTCTTCTGGTTGACAAATACTGCAGCATCAGTGGCAGCAGGCTTAAAGTCTGTCTTATAGCCATAAACCTTATAATCACCCGGCAGGACTGCCATGCTGGCCAAACCCTGTGTGTTGGTATAGGTTTTCTGGATAGTCCCATCAGGGTACTGCACCACCACACTAGCGCCGCTGATAACAGCTCCGCTGACGTCATCAAGAACTCTGACTTCCAGGGAACCCGCCCTCAGTGGCGGCATCACGGTAACCTGCATCCAATCAGGACTGCTAAAGTTGCCGGCAGGGTCGTAAACCGTCAGGGCAACCGTATAGGTCCCAAAAGTATCATAGACATGTGCGGGCTGAGCCGCTTCAGAAGTGCTGCCATCCCCGAAATCCCACAGGTAGCGGGCTATTCTGTCATTATCTTTGGACAGTGTGCCGTCAAAAGACACTTCCATGCCAACGGTGGCTGCCTGGTCATCCCCGGCTTCAGCCACCGGGGCGATGTGATCCTCAGATGTGGGCACAGCCGATATTTCCCTACTGTCACAGGTATTGCCGTATTTGTCCACTGCCTGCACCATATAATAGTATCTTTGATTTGGAATCAGGGAGGTATCAGCATAACTTGTCCCTGTAGTCTGTTTCAGCAGGCTGTACGGCCCGCCCATTACCGTTCCCCGGTAAAGGCGGAACCCGGCCAGGTCCGGCTCATTTGCGGACGTCCAGGACAACTCAACACTCCAACCACCTGGAGTCCCATCCAAAACTGGTTTTTGGGGTGGATCCACATTAAGGGTATAAGCTACTGTCATCGGGGTGCCGGCATTTCCCGCCTGGTCAAGGGCGGTGGCGCGAACCTGATAACTGCCATCGGTAAGGCCTGAAGTGTCCCATTCATATATAAGTACCTCACCATAAACATCAACTTCTTTTTGTTCAATGAGAGTCCATTCCTCATCACCGGAACCTTCCGGCAGGTATTCAAGGTCTACTCTTGCTAAGCGGTAATTGTCACTGGCCAGCACATAGATCTTTGGATTTGCCGGCAGTGTCGCACCTGAACCGGGCCCCATGCTGATAACCTGGGGCGGTTCATTATCTGCCAGCAGTTGTGCAGAAACAGCTCCGGCGGGACTCCCCTCATTTCCGGCCAGGTCGCTGGCAGATACTTTGTAATAGTATGTCTTGTCAGGTAAGACATCACGGTCGCGGCAGCTAAGGCTGAGTAGTTTACTATGGAGCAGTATATACGGCCCCTCGGCTTCTTCAGACTTATAGATGTTATAACCGGCAACATCAGCTTCAGCGGCGCGCTGCCAGGAAATCGTCAGATACCCGCTCGAGGCTTCGATTTCAAGACCTGCAGATGCCTCAGGCGCAGTACGGTCAACAATGTATTGATAAGCTGCAGACACCTGTCCGGTGTTCCCGGCTGTGTCAACTGCCAAAGCCCTCACATAGAGTGACCCCTCAGTTATTTCCGACACATCCCAATTGTACGATACAACCTCCCTGGCAGACCCATTGGCCACATTTACGGTGGTCAGGTCAGCCCATGCGGTATTGTCCCGAGAAAACTGAACTGTTACAGAAGAAACGCTGAAATCATCTTCAGCAGTAATTATAAGGGGAATCTCACTGGTGAAATACCCCGGGATTGGCTGAATAGCGGTAATTACCGGTCCTTGCGTATCTGCCGTGGTTTTTGCCGGTATTTCATCACTTGGTGTGCCCCGGTTCCCCCGTGTGTCGTAGGCCACAACCCTGAACCAGTACTCTGTACCCGGAGCTAAACCTTTTACTTCATACCCCAGTTTACTTGAAACCGTACCGGCAACAGAGTAGGTTCCATCAGGTGCATCCTTGCGCTCCACCTGGAAATAGGCAAAATCAGCATCAGGTACGTCATCCCAGCGCAGCAGCACACTGGTGGCATAAGGGGTATAGACAACACCGGTTACCTGGGCAGGACCCTGGTTATCAATGGTATAGTAACGGACAGGGTTCCCGTCACTCACATTACCGGCAGAGTCCCGGGCAATGGCCCTGACCTGTACCGGCCCGTTAAGTGGTGTGGTCACCCACTCAAAGTCAGCCTGTTCCCTGGTAGCAATGGTATTAATCTCATGCCAGCCGGTTCCCCCATCCGCAGAGTACTCCAGGGTTATTCTGGACAGAGCAATATTATCTTCAGCCCGCACCGTAACCTGGGCCGCAGACCCAAAGATGGTTGCATTATCAGGTGAAATCCCCAGAATGACAGGAGGCACATCGTCAGCTATGGCAGCAGCGGCGGCTATATTGGAAGCCGAACCCTCCTGTTCAAAGTTATCAACAGCAGTTACCTTATAGTAGTAAGTCAGACCCGATTCCACAGATGAATCAAGATAGCTCACCGTCGCCCGGCCATAAACCCGCGTCAGTTCGGTATAGGGTCCTGCCACGGAATTGGCCCGGAAGATTCTGTAGTAATTCACATCGGCGCTGGCAGACGCCTCCCAAACCAGACTGACACTGCCGGACCCATAAGTCGCGGTAAGGTTTCCGGGCGTCTGGGGAGCCGTGCGATCAATCTGGTAGTTTACGGTTTCGATAGTGTTATTGCCAGAGCCGTCATAAACCACATAGCGGACAGTATAGCTGCCACTGGCCATGGCAGACAGATCCCAGCTGCCATAAAAATAGGGGTTAGGATCATAATATCCCTGACTGGGTCCAGTAATCTGGCCGGTAATCGGCATCCACTCAGAATCCGCCGTGGCATATTCTATCCTGGCCGTTGCTCCGGCTGAGCCATTATTATCTCTAAAATACACTGTCAGTTGCTCTGAGGTATCTCCCCCTATAGTGGTCCCGTTTACAGGTTCAACGCTCATTATGACCGGGGCCAGCTCATCAGCCCAGGTAGTCCCGTCAGCCGGGGCAGATTCAGCCCGGTTGCCCCACCGGTCACGGGAAATAACCTTATAATAATATGTAGTGTCAGGAAGCAAACCCGTATTGGTGTATGATTTTTGACTGGCCGGAAGCCAGCTTTCACGCCAGTATCCATAATCCCAATAACCGGTGATAACTGAGTATGATCCGTCCTGGTCGGTACTGCGGGAAATCAGGTAGCCATTGGCATCAGAATCCGATATCAGCTGCCAGTCAAGCTTGATGCTGGCATCACCTGGAGTTGTACTCAGATAGACGACTTCTGACACTGTCTTATCAAGGGTCCAGGTTACGTCAGCAGAGCCTTGGTTGCCGGCGGCATCACCGGCGGTAACCCTGACCATGTATGCACCGGATGACAGGCCTGCAGTATTCCAGGTAAAGTTCGTATAATAATAGATATCAGGGCTGTAACCACCTTGATATGGACCGGATTTGGAGACATTCATAGCCTCCCAGGTATTCCCTTCATCTCGCGAGAAAACCGCGTCCATAGCGGTAACAGCCTTATTGTCAGTAGCCCTGGCAGTGAAACTGACAGATGGTCCTCCGGTCAGTGAACCATCAGCCGGATCTATCAGGGTGACCACCGGAGGGGTCATATCATCTCCCGGTTTGGACCACACTATCGGGGAAACCTTGCTCCTGTTACCATATTGGTCATAGGCAAAAACCTGGTAGTAATAGGTCTTGCCTAACGTAACACCGGTATCCCGGTAAGTAAGGATGTCCTTGCCAACAGTGGTGATACCAGAGAACCCCCCGGTAATATAAGTTGATTTGTATATTTCGTACCCGCTGCAGTCAGATTCCGGAATGGCGTCCCAACTGAGCACAACAGCTCCTTCGGCGGGAACGGCCTGCAGGTTCTGAACAGGGCTTGTGTAAACATCCAGGTAAACAGACCGGCTGACAGTGGCGGTATTATTGGAATAGTCGAAAGCCGTGATACGATACATGTAACTGCCTGAGGACAGGCCTGAGGTTTGCCAGGATTTAGAACCAGAATAATCATTTGAATAATAGCTCTTACTGGGACCGCTGGTATAGCCTGTCATGGCGTTCCAGTTAATGCCCTGATCAGTGGAATACTCATAGGTAAAGGCTTTTATTCCCCTGGCGGAATTATCAGTGGCAGATACACTAACACTAACGCTAGTCCCGCCCGATGTGCTGCCCTCACCCGGGCTGGTAGATTTAATAACAGGCGCTGTATTGTCAGGCAGCGGTTGGCTGGAAACCTCATTTGAATAAGGGCCTTGGTTGACGGCCTTGTCCACTGCAGTTATCACATAATAGTAGGTGGTCCCGCCCGATACCGATGTATCGTCATATGTAGTTGTTGCTGATGAACCAATCAGAACATAACCGGAACCCGGTGTCACAGACCTGTATATTTTGTAAGGGGTCGAAGCAAGGTCTGTTTCTGGGTTGGCCGACCAGCTAAGGGTAACCTTTTCCATAGTTGGAATAGCTATGAGGTTTGCCGGTGCTGCCGGGGGGGTATTATTAATCTTCCATATTCTAACCGGCGTCCCATTGGAGGGGGTCCCGGCCTTATCATAGGCTACCGCCCTGAACTTGTAGGACGTATCTGCAGGAGGCCCATAAACACCGACACTTACAGTGCTGTCCCAGTAGTAGTTCCCGGTCCAGGACGTCTGGTATGTACCGGTCACGGGGTCATAATAATCCCAGCTATAAGACCACATTTTGTCAGCGGGCAAGGACCCGATAACGTCCCATGTCTGCCCGTCATTAAAGGACATCTGGAAATCGATCCTAGAGACACCGGAACCGGAATAATCAGTTGCCTTGGCTGTGAGTTTACTCTGGGTGCCTTTCAGGAGAGGGTAATCATTAACTGTATCCTGGGGTTCCAGGCTGAAAACATATGGGGCTGTACTGTCCAGATTCACTTTTTGGACTGAAGTGTGTGTTCCGGCGCTGTTGGTGGCGGCGACAGTCAGTGTGGTTACTGCAGAATCAAGTGTAACATCATATGAAAACTGTCCGGCTTCATCTACGGGGACATCGCTGCCGTTAACGGTTACCGTGGCTCCCGGCTCGGTAGTCCCGGTCAGGTTGTACGGACTGCCTGTTGTGGCCACTTCAGGCCCGCCATTCAGAATGAGCGCCGGTCCCGTATAGTATTCCCCAAACGTAGTCACTGCCGGTCCTTCATTGCCTATGTTATCAACAGCATACAATTCGTATAAATAGGTCTTTCCCTGTTCAACGTAAATGTCAGTATAGCTGTGCTCAGGAGAGTAAATGTACCAGGAACCGTTATAGTTTCCGTTAAGTTCCCGGACCAGGTAGTAATACCTTGCATCTTCAGTCTGGTCCCAAGTAAGGTAGATTCCATTGGCAGCTGAAGCTGCACTGAACCCGGTCGGCAGTGCCGGAGCTAACCGGTCAATATATACCCAGCGGGAAACTGTGGTACTCCGGGCTTCGATATTGGTTGCAGTAGCGCGAATCTGATAAGCAGCCTCCCCAATCTGCGTGATGTCCCATGTACCTGCTTTGCTGTAAGTGTTATTATATGATGTGCCCGGTGTTGCATTGGCGGCATTAAGCGGAACCCATGTCTCACCGTCTTGAGAAACCTCAAACAGTATTGAAGTTATCTCCTTATCATCACGGTACTCGGCGGAATAGGAAACAGAGTTGTATCTGGTCTGATAACCCTCAGATGGGCTCATGGTGACGAATACAGGTGCATCGACAGGCAGCACCTTGTTTAGTACAGGCGGATCCAGGGAGCGGTTGCCGAATTCATCGACAACAGTTACCTTATACTCGTAGGGGACTCCCGGCAATGCAGTCGTATCATTGAAGGAAGAGCCAGTGAAGCTGCCTGACAGAATGGTGCTGTTTCTCTGAACGATTACATAATCGAAGTCCTCAGCCGGATTTGTCCAGTTGAGCAGAAAACCATTGCTCTCCGCATTGATTTCTCCTGTAAAACCTATTACATTGGCAGGTCTGGTGGAATCCTTGTAAACATATCGTTCAACAGAGAGCGAATTGCCATCAACACCGGCAGCAGCTGCCCGGAACAGATATATCCCGTCAGCCGGGCCATACTGTCCACTAAGGTTTAAGTCAACTGAACGGTACCACCTCGACTCCTCAGAATTGCTGCCAATGGTTCCGCCATAAGAAATGTATGGATCAAGTGGCTGCCAGGAAACCCCATCGCCGGAATAGCTGTAATCGATTGCCTCAATATCTTCACCCGCAAGAAAAGAAGCATTTAATGAATAAGAGGTGACATTGGATGCGGTAATCTTCCCATCATTCTCAAGATACCACTCGTCCAGGGTAATCGGGCCATCAACTATAAGGCTGCCGGTCATCTGCGGCGGATCGGCCTCTTCATTGTCATTCCACGCCTGGTCATAGGTCACGATCATATAAGTATAGTTTTTATACGGATAAACCTCATAATCTGTATAAGTGTTTATCTCAGGAGATCCCCAGGTATCATCAAGATAGTCCCAGTAGCCGCTCCCCGAGTCTCCGGAGTCATATACCCACCTGTAAATCTCTACATAGCGGAGATCGCCCGGGTTTGTCCAGCTTAAGATAATTGCGTCATTGTTCTCGTTGGGGACTGCCATAAGATTGCTTACATTGTCGGCAACAGTGTCTTTATAGACTACCTCTTTTACAGTCAGACTATTACCATCTGTATCGGAGGCTGTGGCCTGAACCCAGAAATGGCCGTCTGCCAGGTCACTGACATCCATTTCGGTATAACGATACCAGCCATTACTCCAGTAGCTGTAATCTAACTCCCCATCATAGGTGACCACAGGGCTGTCCCAGACCACCTCATCAGTTGAAATCTGATAATCAATTGATGTGATCTCTCCGGCAGCGCCGAAATAGGCTTCCACTCCATAATATTCCGCATTATCGGCATTAACAGTGCCGTCATTATTTAAATAAAACTCTTTCAGGGTAATTGGAATTGCATCCATCTCACCCAATACTGATGGCGGGTCCGGTGACCAGTTGCCATGAGAGTCATATGCTACTACCATATAATAATAAGTATTGTAAGGTTGAACTTGCGAATCGATAAAAGTGGCTTCATCAGTGTACACCAGCCAATCCCAGTCATATTCCTCT contains these protein-coding regions:
- a CDS encoding fibronectin type III domain-containing protein — encoded protein: MVLILLTSFGGLAGLPPTLAAGDAASVSEAVYDTYNPPAIDDAGILDNSASTSTDEPSTNQSSTNQSSVNQSSTNQSSAEEPATFEAVYNNNHDSNLTEGDTDDETFSDQSANDTGISESVYDDVYSDVYQPSQVIISNYVYGPSPDFVSNYDYEPVAPETPQADKPSGSYPLGTEIALSTTTVNAYIYYTTDGSSPLEAGSLYTYPIELQEAITLQAVAVSDSVYSDIANYNYTIEPITFSHWSICNDGRVNLDNQTDFYIEAHFLAIEDITTIEYAYSTDGTSWISFDSVDYDSGVQYYSWNSNWYRQINMNLSGLLDGVYTLRATAANEEGACVEECQFTKDTVPPGAVTGLSAAPNADNTAMILNWTNPAEDFEYVEIFKYNPNEDEGYYSYDLEEEYDWDWLVYTDEATFIDSQVQPYNTYYYMVVAYDSHGNWSPDPPSVLGEMDAIPITLKEFYLNNDGTVNADNAEYYGVEAYFGAAGEITSIDYQISTDEVVWDSPVVTYDGELDYSYWSNGWYRYTEMDVSDLADGHFWVQATASDTDGNSLTVKEVVYKDTVADNVSNLMAVPNENNDAIILSWTNPGDLRYVEIYRWVYDSGDSGSGYWDYLDDTWGSPEINTYTDYEVYPYKNYTYMIVTYDQAWNDNEEADPPQMTGSLIVDGPITLDEWYLENDGKITASNVTSYSLNASFLAGEDIEAIDYSYSGDGVSWQPLDPYISYGGTIGSNSEESRWYRSVDLNLSGQYGPADGIYLFRAAAAGVDGNSLSVERYVYKDSTRPANVIGFTGEINAESNGFLLNWTNPAEDFDYVIVQRNSTILSGSFTGSSFNDTTALPGVPYEYKVTVVDEFGNRSLDPPVLNKVLPVDAPVFVTMSPSEGYQTRYNSVSYSAEYRDDKEITSILFEVSQDGETWVPLNAANATPGTSYNNTYSKAGTWDITQIGEAAYQIRATATNIEARSTTVSRWVYIDRLAPALPTGFSAASAANGIYLTWDQTEDARYYYLVRELNGNYNGSWYIYSPEHSYTDIYVEQGKTYLYELYAVDNIGNEGPAVTTFGEYYTGPALILNGGPEVATTGSPYNLTGTTEPGATVTVNGSDVPVDEAGQFSYDVTLDSAVTTLTVAATNSAGTHTSVQKVNLDSTAPYVFSLEPQDTVNDYPLLKGTQSKLTAKATDYSGSGVSRIDFQMSFNDGQTWDVIGSLPADKMWSYSWDYYDPVTGTYQTSWTGNYYWDSTVSVGVYGPPADTSYKFRAVAYDKAGTPSNGTPVRIWKINNTPPAAPANLIAIPTMEKVTLSWSANPETDLASTPYKIYRSVTPGSGYVLIGSSATTTYDDTSVSGGTTYYYVITAVDKAVNQGPYSNEVSSQPLPDNTAPVIKSTSPGEGSTSGGTSVSVSVSATDNSARGIKAFTYEYSTDQGINWNAMTGYTSGPSKSYYSNDYSGSKSWQTSGLSSGSYMYRITAFDYSNNTATVSRSVYLDVYTSPVQNLQAVPAEGAVVLSWDAIPESDCSGYEIYKSTYITGGFSGITTVGKDILTYRDTGVTLGKTYYYQVFAYDQYGNRSKVSPIVWSKPGDDMTPPVVTLIDPADGSLTGGPSVSFTARATDNKAVTAMDAVFSRDEGNTWEAMNVSKSGPYQGGYSPDIYYYTNFTWNTAGLSSGAYMVRVTAGDAAGNQGSADVTWTLDKTVSEVVYLSTTPGDASIKLDWQLISDSDANGYLISRSTDQDGSYSVITGYWDYGYWRESWLPASQKSYTNTGLLPDTTYYYKVISRDRWGNRAESAPADGTTWADELAPVIMSVEPVNGTTIGGDTSEQLTVYFRDNNGSAGATARIEYATADSEWMPITGQITGPSQGYYDPNPYFYGSWDLSAMASGSYTVRYVVYDGSGNNTIETVNYQIDRTAPQTPGNLTATYGSGSVSLVWEASASADVNYYRIFRANSVAGPYTELTRVYGRATVSYLDSSVESGLTYYYKVTAVDNFEQEGSASNIAAAAAIADDVPPVILGISPDNATIFGSAAQVTVRAEDNIALSRITLEYSADGGTGWHEINTIATREQADFEWVTTPLNGPVQVRAIARDSAGNVSDGNPVRYYTIDNQGPAQVTGVVYTPYATSVLLRWDDVPDADFAYFQVERKDAPDGTYSVAGTVSSKLGYEVKGLAPGTEYWFRVVAYDTRGNRGTPSDEIPAKTTADTQGPVITAIQPIPGYFTSEIPLIITAEDDFSVSSVTVQFSRDNTAWADLTTVNVANGSAREVVSYNWDVSEITEGSLYVRALAVDTAGNTGQVSAAYQYIVDRTAPEASAGLEIEASSGYLTISWQRAAEADVAGYNIYKSEEAEGPYILLHSKLLSLSCRDRDVLPDKTYYYKVSASDLAGNEGSPAGAVSAQLLADNEPPQVISMGPGSGATLPANPKIYVLASDNYRLARVDLEYLPEGSGDEEWTLIEQKEVDVYGEVLIYEWDTSGLTDGSYQVRATALDQAGNAGTPMTVAYTLNVDPPQKPVLDGTPGGWSVELSWTSANEPDLAGFRLYRGTVMGGPYSLLKQTTGTSYADTSLIPNQRYYYMVQAVDKYGNTCDSREISAVPTSEDHIAPVAEAGDDQAATVGMEVSFDGTLSKDNDRIARYLWDFGDGSTSEAAQPAHVYDTFGTYTVALTVYDPAGNFSSPDWMQVTVMPPLRAGSLEVRVLDDVSGAVISGASVVVQYPDGTIQKTYTNTQGLASMAVLPGDYKVYGYKTDFKPAATDAAVFVNQKTTATVRLRQGQLVVGELTVNRMTLDEIEAAGIDVNAPENQWVYEFEIHLAFNDTPLEPQTFMVNGAGDFVGSDGGGFGFSFSDGGEQMLAYPVAVPYKQHPEVRPTIAYMVIPGEARWLKEFFEVGLTLENTADPEFILAGSTAALRLPEGLALAPTRETQTLQIDLGEIAGGEKRDVKWIIRGDQKGEYNLEAQYDGILQPFGDPVQTIFRTEEPIRVWGDDALQMHVETQDWSWRGYPYHLRLGLENVSDVPVYNAALELKDYNKQGYIYAPNQELVRSIRELPAGETLWADYWLIPAVAGELDLSGSYVLQTGGNASIETDITSFAVPDTYKPEQCPVLEQVNDGFSVDLTWGSVAGAAGYRIYRVRDDLLMSGVAEMVYQAGPDMNRITLIEPYGAKDYIIMTLFDDTEVIRHAITGMSWENRDGSPVITVSPTEIRAGTATELLITVNSGGFPLADGTVDVGAFAAAVELDENGQARVTVTPQETGLFTVTAYDQGGTAVAGATVQVLPALEDIPAIPAELRYSAFAREVTLTWNPNTEADLAGYNVYQMINNVWTRINTEMVVEATYTVTGLRFGIPYPFAVTAVDLSGNESGRSEPVSVTLFREPSTIELDLGSAAIAGQPVDFRAATVAKSDVGEPVRFRITLYDKNQAQDIDLRYLEGEDGSYQPMAFDENGMAWFGPPEGFLLTDSSQGFRVAFDRSGVYGFTFDTIALYDDSVLNGVRKIVEVTGTYTAPVIRDDLLTAISAGQETGFKVTTTANSAQGAVVRLRLTLADPAQRDNVTLKYQDDDGIFLPLTFDEQGAAWFGHADGLTLADRVTEMKVFFAETGSYGYKLEIVDLATRKVLASSEKCIEVKTAYLAPGISDTLPARVDTGTVYDFTVSTKANSEAGTLVRVRVILADPEQREELTLKYRGDDGAFLPLTFDDQGVTWFGPAAGFPIADTSTEFKAAFAVPGTYGYTLEIVALTGDGAIDGILAATMKSVSVKAAYLPPVIADSLGTTVDVGVARAFTVSTTPNSDRGTDVRVRVTLTDPEQREELTLKYRGDDGAFLPLTFDDQGVTWFGPADGFPLADAVTELTVSFAAAGNYGYKLEIVELAGGNVLASAEKCVQAADAYCAPVIADTLILRPTAGTVYDFEVSTMANSDAGKVVRVKVVLEDAAQAGEINLQYKESDGTYHQLLFDQQGITWFGPSTGFPLTDTSTGCKVAFTEPGTYEYTLEIVELASGNTLAAAVKSVLINETYLPPVITDNLPIRVSQGLEQAYTVTTTAKSARGDTVSLRFVLANPAQRDVITLKYRDSGGIFQPLSFDTQGAAWFGPVGGFPLNDTVIEMLASFAVAGSYGYRLEIVEPGSGNVLAAAEKGVEVPAPAASGGGSAGGGAIVPYVNILPAAAPAITGYSDVSADYWAVNEIVYLSSNNILKGFPDGTFRPGNSMSRGELAALLARALDLDSAAAAAFPDVPDGHWAVKAVGTVTTGGLMAGYSDGTFRPDAFVTREEVVQTLYNALHYLGKGASAQVSTNSTASPEVLDRFRDKEKIPEWACEAAAHMVQQGYVRGVEIDLFGAGRLCGRDEVSVLLYKVMESSKDGRVA